Genomic window (Capsicum annuum cultivar UCD-10X-F1 chromosome 10, UCD10Xv1.1, whole genome shotgun sequence):
cattagtttaaaaattctaaattactaaatttgattttaagaagatttgaaaaatctagaaataaatataaaattgttaaaataagaaaaattgaggagtatcaaaattttaaaaattttcagtACGTAAAAACAgtataatcaatgattttgtaaagatttaacttaaaaaaataattaaatataaaaaaagaaaaataatgccaTAAATATGGCCTGATGAGTCTATCTTAATCTCCGACAGAAAGGAAAAGAGGTATtgcataacaaacacaaaagtgatgattcatcaatcacttgaaactttcggtggtaaaataaatatatgcttacattaaaatatatatttatgtttacattattatattaacatgtgaaaattttttgaaaagtgatttaaaaatTTACACTTCATTAAGAATTTTCGTAATAAAtaacattatttaattttaaataatcaaacattacacatGCGAGATACGTGTTGTTAAACTTATTTTATTTACAAGTTGTTAGCGTTGACATCTGACATAACTACTCGAAGGGTGTGCGTTTTCAATTTTTCATAGTCCACACTAAGGGTGTGTTTGTTATAGAAATGATTTTTTAGAAGcgttttctaatttttcaatgtTTGATTAGTTGAATTTTATTCCTTTTAGTAAAACAAGtacttaaaatgagaaaaaatgccTTTTATGGTAGAAGTAcaaacaagtttcataaaatcaaTATACCTATACTGATTGCCTCCTTCCCTCGATTTAACAGACCTCATCTCACCATCAACCCCATAGACACCACTAGCTCCTCACCCAGAGGCAAAGTCAAAAATTAGTTTAAGGGAGTTCAAAATTTAATATATGCGtataaaaagtaatttttgaCCTTTAGTATATAATTTTCTGTTAATAAAGCATAATTTTTTGATGAATGACGTTCAACTGACCACCTTCACTGCATGTAGCCACGTTACTACTTCCATCCTAATGTATTTTGCTTATATTATATTAAACGTTTGAAATACtattttttgtttacttttaaaataccaaaaaataagtaaaacaattacttacttttaaaaaatttatttttcatgaaaatcattttccttcgtaccaaacacatcAGAATATGTTTTTTCCTTTctagattttgatattgatatacaCGTTTTATAAATTATTGCATATTTTGTTAGGTTGTCGATTTGTTGTTAGTCGccacaaaataaaatattgtcCACAACTGCTCCCTCCCTCCTCATAGATTAATAATCGAATGAAACCACTCTAATCATGAAGTAAAATTTTGGTCATATCCTTTGGTGAAAATGGTTATAtcattctttgaatttttaaacTACAAGAAAATGGCAAAATTGTTACAGCAAAAATCATGTCAAATTCGTGACAAATCATCGATTGTGACGAATTTATGACGAAATCAGGGACATCCCAAAGCTTTTGGTCACAAATTCAATGTGATGGACTAAACTTCCATCACAATTATTTTGTGACGAAATTGTCATAGATCCATTTGTCACAATACAGATCCGTCACAAATGTGAGACATAATTTTGAcggaatattttttttataaaatagagACAGAATAATTTTCGTCACAAATTTACCCTTGCAAAAACAATAATTGTGACAGAATATTTCTGTTACAAGTAAATTGCGACAAAATGTTTATCACAAAGTGACTTCCTTTCAATTATATTAGTGGCAAAATTCTGATACCTTGTGCCAAACAAAAACCATCACAAATTTAAATTAaacttttaaatttaataaattataattacataatagtatatatatatatatatatatatatatagatagatagatagataaataaccacaaaaatataacaaatataatattaaatttataattcaaaagAATGAAATTAACACATCCAAAAATACAACCTCAATACGAAAGACTACAAAGGTATAAAACTTACAGAGAGATCCACAAACAAAAGTctaataaaatttgaagaattcAAGTCTAATAATGTCAAACACGTGAGCATTCGGGTATTCCCTATGAGTGAGTAGCAAGGATCACTAGATTAGCTAGTGAGAAGATAGCGTCATCTAGCTCATCATGCCAGACCAACACTCCTCCATAAACTTAAATTgatcatcactttgttgcttcaAACACAAAAACCTCTTGATCTAGGTGTTGTTGCATCTCAACCTCTACACGCTCTTGAATAATTCTCTCATATGCAACAACTCTTTTTCAAGAAGTTTGATGTGCTCTTCAACATGATCAGACACCGTGGGTAAATGATGTGAAGTGgtagaattttgattttgatacaaAGTAGAAGCTTGCAAGCCCGAGCCATAGGCATGTTGCTTTTTCtctccatctacaacatcaaaatGAAGTCGCGATTTATATCAAATTCTTGGACTTCTTCTGAATCATCTGATGAGTTTGAAAAAGCAGCAGCCACAACACCCTCCATTTATCCTAAAAATCAGCAAAATACCAGCtacaaataaattttacttttatttgatcAAAACACGCGCAAAACTGCTGAAAAAACTACACTTTCAATTGGTGAAAAAAAACTGCACTCTTTTTTGATAAAAATCTACACAAAATCCACATAAACtattgaaaaaatttatttttacttgacAAAAAGCTGCAGAAATAACTATACAAATAGAACTGCAACTTCACTTAGGTAAAATTTGCACAAAGATGCATGATTACTTAATAAAATACTTCATAAAAGAGGCAAGGATCAATCCCACAGTCAAATCATATTACAAGCATGAGTCTTCTGTTTGATGTAAGATGAAACCAGAACACTGGAAATGCTAGCCGTAATATCCCACTCAAACAAGCACAGATTACAGTGAGTCCCACAGTTTCAGGTATCAAAGGTGTTGCTTACAGTGAGAATTAAATCTCAAGGATCAACCCCAGAGTCAAATCACATCACAAAGTCTATCAAGCCAACCGATACCAGACCAAAAATGTGAATCCAAAGCCATTATTTATGTTCCAAACAACTCCATGGTCCACTTGTTTAAGGCTGGATATGATAGCCTTCCAAATATGACAACTATAATATTGAACTTGACAATTTAGGCTATCTACTTGAGAATCTATTACTCACTACAAGATTATGTCCCTACAGGAACTTCCTATTTAAGTTCCTCAAAGTACTAAACAGATTGAAAGGAGCCTAGTAGTTTTGCTTAGAGTGCAGTACACAGGGTATATgtgtataataaaattaaaagtttgaACTAGTAACCTAAAAAAAGGAatatatcatgtatatatattgtaagtTTAGAAACTTTTGTAGAAAATAAGTTAGCCGCTGATATTCACTGATCATTGTGTGAGACAATTTGACAACTAGTTCAtgtatatagtttttttttacaGTTTATCTAGTTCTTTTTTAAACTCTCTCCAATGCTACTACAACAACATATATAATCAATATAATTCCATAAGTGAGGTCTGAAAATAGTGATGTGCACGCAATTTACTACTATAACTCGTGGCAATTTACTCTTATATATTTGTCAGGTAGCATACTTACAGTCTCAACTGATGCAAGTGAAACCTCAGTTAGCTCAAAGCTTAATCAATTCAAACATTTCTTATAATCCTTAATGTATCAACAATAATAATGTGACATCAAGTGGGACAACTTCATCTTTTCCAGCTAATTATCCAAATTATATAAATGTGAAGTCTAACTCATCACCACAAAGCTTATCACTGGAGTTTGCTGATCATTATAGTGATAGACAATAACTCAATGGTAGAACTCCAATAGAGttagataatagataataatCCTAGGCAATCCAAAATACCTGAGAGCCATACGGAAGGCTTCAGCCAGGGCAGCAGATGTTTTTCTTTTAGAATTTGCAAATATACTCTCGACAGCTATATTCCACTATATGAAGGCCTAATTGACAAGCAATAAATCTAACCACAGTTCTCTTCCCACAACCTGCAGAAAAATTTGAAACCACCCATCAAtcacaattactttattaataagtaaagcTCCAGCTTACCTGCATGATTTTTTGGTGAAGTACATGGaaaaaaatctatcaaggaaagctaTATAATCACATTTctgataaattaaaaattatactaCTCATCCACTATCGACATATAAACCatgttcattttttaaaaaaaatcaaacactgAACTCCCGACCTAGTGATTATGCGCGGATTTGCAACAAACTTGAGAACATCATGCTATTTTCTGCAACGTCATGTGAaaagttataaaagaaaataccataaagcaataaagaaaagaaaagaagatcaaAATGCATTTAGTAAGTAGCATCTTTCCAGTCAACCAACAGATGACAAAGTCTAAACATACCAGTCAAGCAATGCAACAACACAACAACCCGGAATTTTGATGAAAGGGCTGATGGACATAATGGTGGCTTAAGTATGAAGGCTAAAGTCTTCACCGTGCGCAATTGTAAAGGCAGCAAACCTTGTGGCCGAGGAATCAAGAAATCTGGAGGAACCGCAAAAGGTACATTTCCTCCAAGTACAAGGGCAGTTCGAGTACGGCTGACTCTTAGAACAGGTTCTTTGGAAGGTTCCATGCCCACAACCTGGGATGCTTACTTATAAGAATGAGTGTCAAAGCATTTAAGTTACTCATGAACCAATggaattaagaaataaaaataaaaccttgAAAAATATGAGGTCAGAACCATCATTTTGCTTCTTCTGACAGAAAGGAATGCACAGAGCCGATTTGCAGTTCCAATTGATGCATACACTGAAAAGATCACCTCTAGAAAGAAATCTATCTACTCCAAAGTACTTATTCAATTCCATATTGATCAACTTTTGACGATCTTCAGCTTCTATAGATGAATCTTTTTTAACTGAATCAAGAGTTCCACATTCTGTTACCTTCAAAAAAGAAGCCCTCAGGTGTGTGGCATATTTTGGCAACTGTTCCAAAGGTTCAAGTCCTAGAGTAATGACAACATTATCACTCACTATGTTATACACTAACAGAAACAAAATGACAAAAAGTAcagtataataatatatcataacAGGGGAAAATACTGTGAAACTTCTTCTAAAGTACCTCACAAGATCCCAAAACCAAAAATCATTGAGCCTTCACACACCGAGGAGTTACATAAACCAAGACAATATCAAATACAAGACCAACATTGTACACAGAGATGACACCAAAGGAACAAAAGAAGAAACTGTCAAAGACTCAGTAGGCAAATATGGCATATAAATAGGTCCAGAAACAATCATAGCATCAGGGTTAAAAGGGCTAGGACTAGAAGTTATTAAGGGGTAGCTTGGTCGGAAAAGGGTTATTCCAAGATAATTAATCTCGAAACACCTTATTTCGGAATTAGTTATCACACCATATATATGGGGTAAACTTATTCATCACTGTAGTGAAAATGTTGGGATACATAATTCCAGTACCAACTATTGCCACGAATAAGAAAATTCCACCAATAGTCATATATGCGATACCTAGGAACTTATTCTTTCCACCAATCTATGACTTGTTATTACTTTCTCATGGGATGTATAAATTAGTTAAGCAAACTCACATAAGCTGCCCCAAAATTCCACAAATAGCAGAGCccaaaaaattatcttaaaacaaaCTTCAAATAAAAATCTTACCGTTTCATTCCATATGTAtatcaaaaaggaaaataagaacAAGGGCTCAAGTATAAAATTTGagatataagaaataaaattagagaaaacttACCTTAAGAAGATAAGAATAACAACAGAATCTTGAACACCCACTTCTTCAAAATGGAGTAAAATGGGTGTGCCGAATGAGACGAGTGGCCAAATCTTGAACACCCACTTCGCaaaaatggagcaaaatattgTGCAGAATGGGAGTGAAGTGAACATGAGGACAGCCAAATTTTGAATACCCACCGTTGTCAGAATGGAGCAAACTGTTGTGTAGAAAAAGACTGTAGTGAAGGGTTTTCTGTAGGTTTTGAGGGAAACTAAAAAGAGGCAAAAATTTTTGAGGGAAATGAAAAAGTGTAAAAAATTA
Coding sequences:
- the LOC107845947 gene encoding peroxisome biogenesis protein 6 isoform X3, whose product is MELNKYFGVDRFLSRGDLFSVCINWNCKSALCIPFCQKKQNDGSDLIFFKVVGMEPSKEPVLRVSRTRTALVLGGNVPFAVPPDFLIPRPQGLLPLQLRTVKTLAFILKPPLCPSALSSKFRVVVLLHCLTG
- the LOC107845947 gene encoding peroxisome biogenesis protein 6 isoform X1; translated protein: MELNKYFGVDRFLSRGDLFSVCINWNCKSALCIPFCQKKQNDGSDLIFFKVVGMEPSKEPVLRVSRTRTALVLGGNVPFAVPPDFLIPRPQGLLPLQLRTVKTLAFILKPPLCPSALSSKFRVVVLLHCLTGCGKRTVVRFIACQLGLHIVEYSCREYICKF
- the LOC107845947 gene encoding peroxisome biogenesis protein 6 isoform X2; the encoded protein is MELNKYFGVDRFLSRGDLFSVCINWNCKSALCIPFCQKKQNDGSDLIFFKVVGMEPSKEPVLRVSRTRTALVLGGNVPFAVPPDFLIPRPQGLLPLQLRTVKTLAFILKPPLCPSALSSKFRVVVLLHCLTENSMMFSSLLQIRA